From the Pseudomonas sp. SORT22 genome, one window contains:
- a CDS encoding TIGR02449 family protein, producing the protein MQENDLQALMGRFELLIERVEQLKRQNALLLAQEKSWREERAHLIEKNEIARRKVESMILRLKALEQDS; encoded by the coding sequence ATGCAAGAGAACGATCTGCAAGCGCTGATGGGCCGATTCGAACTGCTGATTGAGCGGGTCGAGCAACTAAAACGGCAAAACGCACTCTTATTAGCTCAGGAAAAATCCTGGCGCGAAGAGCGCGCCCACCTCATCGAAAAAAATGAAATCGCCCGGCGTAAGGTCGAATCGATGATTTTGCGACTCAAGGCCCTGGAGCAAGACTCATGA
- a CDS encoding YecA family protein: protein MPNINSPYTAFATLLSSNGHPVSPAELHGLLLGRSCAGAGFDADAWLADAAQLLESEPADNVRNALIGLQEMVKGELTSDDITVVLLLPGDDEPLTERATALGQWCQGFIAGFGLNAGGKDLSTDAKEVLQDLVAISQVQEALEESEDGESDYMEVMEYLRVAPLLLYTELKQPVAPAAKPSLH from the coding sequence ATGCCCAATATCAATTCGCCGTACACCGCCTTCGCCACCTTGCTCAGCAGCAACGGGCATCCTGTTTCCCCTGCCGAACTGCACGGGCTGTTGCTCGGGCGCAGCTGCGCCGGTGCCGGCTTCGATGCCGATGCATGGTTGGCCGATGCTGCGCAACTGCTGGAAAGCGAACCGGCAGACAACGTTCGTAACGCCTTGATCGGCCTGCAAGAAATGGTCAAGGGCGAACTGACCAGCGACGATATCACCGTGGTGCTGTTGCTGCCGGGTGATGATGAGCCGCTGACCGAGCGTGCCACCGCCCTGGGTCAATGGTGCCAGGGCTTCATTGCCGGTTTCGGTTTGAATGCCGGTGGCAAGGATCTGAGCACCGACGCCAAGGAAGTGCTGCAGGATCTGGTCGCAATCTCTCAGGTCCAGGAAGCCCTGGAAGAGTCCGAAGACGGCGAAAGCGATTACATGGAAGTCATGGAATACCTGCGCGTCGCCCCGCTGCTGCTCTACACCGAGCTGAAGCAGCCGGTCGCACCTGCGGCCAAACCTTCGCTGCACTGA
- the pepP gene encoding Xaa-Pro aminopeptidase, with product MSHIPKSEYARRRKALMAQMEPNSIAILPAAAVAIRNRDVEHVYRQDSDFQYLSGFPEPEAVIALIPGREHGEYVLFCRERNPERELWDGLRAGQEGAIRDFGADDAFPITDIDDILPGLIEGRDRVYSAMGSNAEFDRHLMEWINVIRSKARLGAQPPNEFVALDHLLHDMRLYKSAAEVKVMREAAAISARAHVRAMQACRAGLREYSLEAELDYEFRKGGAKMPAYGSIVAAGRNSCILHYQENDALLKDGDLVLIDAGCEIDCYASDITRTFPVSGRFSPEQKAIYELVLKAQEAAFAVIAPGKHWNHAHEATVQVITEGLVELGLLKGQVHELIESEAYRAFYMHRAGHWLGMDVHDVGEYKVGGQWRVLEPGMALTVEPGIYIGADNQSVAKKWRGIGVRIEDDVVVTKQGCEILTSGVPKTVAEIEALMAAARSAAA from the coding sequence ATGAGCCACATCCCCAAGTCGGAATACGCCCGTCGACGCAAGGCGCTGATGGCGCAGATGGAACCCAACAGCATCGCCATCCTGCCCGCCGCCGCGGTTGCCATCCGCAACCGCGACGTCGAGCACGTGTACCGCCAGGACAGCGACTTCCAGTACCTCAGCGGCTTCCCCGAGCCCGAGGCGGTGATCGCCCTGATCCCCGGCCGCGAGCACGGCGAGTACGTATTGTTCTGCCGCGAGCGCAATCCCGAGCGCGAGCTCTGGGACGGCCTGCGCGCTGGCCAGGAAGGGGCGATCCGCGATTTTGGCGCCGATGATGCTTTCCCCATCACCGATATCGACGACATCCTCCCCGGCCTGATCGAAGGTCGCGACCGGGTGTATTCGGCCATGGGCAGCAACGCCGAGTTCGACCGCCACTTGATGGAGTGGATCAACGTCATCCGCTCCAAAGCGCGGCTGGGTGCGCAACCGCCGAACGAATTCGTTGCCCTGGATCATCTGCTGCACGACATGCGCCTGTATAAATCGGCGGCGGAAGTGAAAGTGATGCGCGAGGCCGCGGCGATTTCCGCCCGTGCCCACGTGCGGGCCATGCAGGCCTGCCGCGCCGGTCTGCGCGAATACAGCCTGGAAGCCGAGCTCGACTACGAGTTCCGCAAGGGCGGGGCGAAGATGCCGGCCTACGGCTCGATCGTCGCCGCCGGGCGCAACAGCTGCATCCTGCATTACCAGGAGAACGACGCGCTGCTCAAGGACGGCGACCTGGTGCTGATCGACGCCGGTTGCGAGATTGACTGCTACGCCAGCGACATCACCCGCACTTTCCCGGTCAGCGGGCGTTTTTCGCCGGAGCAGAAGGCCATCTACGAGCTGGTGCTCAAGGCCCAGGAAGCGGCCTTTGCGGTCATCGCCCCGGGCAAGCACTGGAATCACGCCCATGAGGCCACGGTGCAAGTGATTACCGAAGGCCTGGTGGAACTGGGCCTGCTCAAGGGCCAGGTGCACGAACTGATTGAAAGCGAAGCCTATCGGGCTTTCTACATGCACCGCGCCGGGCACTGGCTGGGCATGGATGTGCATGATGTCGGCGAGTACAAGGTCGGCGGCCAGTGGCGAGTGCTCGAGCCGGGCATGGCCCTGACTGTTGAACCTGGCATTTACATTGGTGCCGATAACCAGAGTGTCGCGAAAAAATGGCGTGGCATCGGTGTGCGAATCGAGGATGACGTAGTGGTAACCAAGCAGGGCTGTGAAATCCTGACCTCCGGCGTACCCAAGACGGTTGCCGAAATCGAAGCCTTGATGGCTGCTGCGCGCAGTGCCGCAGCATGA
- the ubiH gene encoding 2-octaprenyl-6-methoxyphenyl hydroxylase, with amino-acid sequence MSRVNLAIIGGGLVGASLALALQAGAKARGWKILLIEPFAPGDSFQPSYDARSSALSFGTRQIYERLGLWQQISRRAEPIRQIQVSDRGRFGATRLDALEEGVPALGYVVENAWLGQCLWQGLDAEVVSWRCPAEVTALQPLEDGYRLSLNDDTTLECDLAVLADGGRSGLREQLGIHVSQRPYNQSALIANITPSEAHCGQAFERFTDEGPMALLPLPENRCALVWTRAGMDAKRLAELDERSFLSELQDVFGYRLGALRQVGARHLYPLSLVEAQEQVRPHLVVLGNAAHSLHPIAGQGFNLSLRDVQSLADGLLASPGVPGDFATLQAYRERQRLDQDLTVGFSDRVTRLFGSAQPLVATGRNLGLLGLDLLPPAKRWFARQAMGLGTRPDPRS; translated from the coding sequence ATGAGCCGGGTCAACCTTGCGATCATTGGCGGCGGCCTGGTCGGCGCCAGCCTGGCCCTGGCCCTGCAAGCCGGCGCCAAGGCGCGTGGCTGGAAGATCCTGCTGATCGAACCGTTCGCCCCGGGTGACAGTTTCCAGCCGAGCTATGACGCCCGCTCTTCGGCGTTGTCTTTCGGTACCCGGCAAATCTACGAGCGTCTTGGCCTGTGGCAACAGATCAGCCGCCGCGCCGAGCCGATCCGTCAGATCCAGGTCTCCGACCGTGGCCGTTTTGGCGCCACCCGCCTGGACGCCCTGGAAGAAGGGGTACCGGCGCTCGGCTACGTGGTCGAGAACGCCTGGCTTGGCCAGTGCCTGTGGCAGGGCCTGGACGCTGAGGTGGTGAGCTGGCGCTGCCCGGCGGAGGTCACCGCCCTGCAGCCGCTGGAAGACGGTTACCGGCTGTCGCTCAACGACGACACCACGCTTGAATGCGACCTGGCGGTACTGGCCGATGGCGGCCGCTCCGGCCTGCGCGAGCAATTGGGTATTCATGTCAGCCAGCGGCCGTACAACCAGAGCGCCCTGATCGCCAATATCACCCCGAGCGAAGCCCACTGCGGCCAGGCTTTCGAGCGCTTTACCGACGAAGGGCCGATGGCCTTGCTGCCATTGCCGGAGAACCGCTGCGCGCTGGTCTGGACCCGCGCCGGTATGGACGCCAAGCGCCTGGCCGAGCTGGACGAACGCAGCTTCCTCAGCGAGCTGCAGGACGTGTTTGGCTACCGCCTCGGTGCGCTGCGCCAGGTCGGCGCCCGGCACTTGTATCCGTTGTCGCTGGTCGAGGCCCAGGAGCAGGTGCGCCCGCATCTGGTAGTCCTTGGCAACGCTGCGCACAGCCTGCACCCGATTGCCGGGCAGGGCTTCAACCTGTCACTGCGCGATGTGCAGTCGCTGGCCGACGGCTTGCTGGCCAGCCCTGGAGTGCCGGGTGATTTCGCCACCCTGCAGGCCTACCGTGAGCGTCAGCGCCTGGACCAGGACCTGACCGTGGGCTTCTCCGACCGCGTCACCCGATTGTTCGGCAGCGCCCAACCCTTGGTCGCTACCGGCCGCAACCTGGGCCTGCTCGGCCTCGACCTGCTGCCTCCGGCCAAGCGCTGGTTCGCCCGCCAGGCCATGGGCCTGGGAACTCGCCCGGATCCACGGAGCTGA
- a CDS encoding DUF4442 domain-containing protein: MSDPRKLARRARRLRWLLNIYPPYLGAGIRVLSVSPDLRHIRVRMGLRWFNRNYVGTQFGGSLYSMVDPFYMLMLMELLGREYIVWDKAASIDFVSPGKGPVFADLRIDDALLDDIRQHTAGGKKYLPRLQVDIRDAAGELVARVDKTLYVRLKPQARQA, translated from the coding sequence ATGAGCGACCCGCGCAAACTGGCCCGGCGCGCGCGCAGGCTGCGCTGGCTGCTGAATATCTACCCGCCGTACCTGGGCGCGGGCATTCGCGTGCTCAGCGTCAGCCCCGACCTGCGCCACATCCGCGTGCGCATGGGCCTGCGCTGGTTCAACCGCAACTATGTCGGCACCCAGTTCGGCGGCAGCCTGTACTCGATGGTCGACCCGTTCTACATGCTGATGCTGATGGAGCTGCTCGGGCGTGAGTACATCGTCTGGGACAAGGCCGCCAGCATCGATTTCGTGTCGCCGGGCAAGGGCCCGGTGTTCGCCGACCTGCGCATCGACGATGCCCTGCTCGACGACATCCGCCAGCACACCGCCGGCGGCAAAAAGTACCTGCCACGACTTCAGGTCGATATCCGCGACGCCGCCGGTGAACTGGTGGCGCGGGTCGACAAAACCCTTTACGTGCGGCTCAAGCCGCAAGCGAGACAGGCTTAA
- a CDS encoding 2-octaprenyl-3-methyl-6-methoxy-1,4-benzoquinol hydroxylase gives MRADLLIVGAGMVGSALALALQHSGLEILLLDGSPLSIKPFDQQSAFEPRVSALSAASQRILERLGAWQGVSERRLSPYSDMHVWDGSGTGQIHFSAASVHAEVLGHIVENRVVQDGLLERLHDSEIGLLANARLEQMRRSGDDWLLTLADGRTLRAPLVIAADGANSAVRRLTGCETREWDYLHHAIVTSVRCARPHQATAWQRFTDEGPLAFLPLLRDGQQDWCSIVWSTTPEQAEHLMALSDEAFCAELERAFEGRLGGVLQADPRVCVPLRQRHAKRYVAEGLALIGDAAHTIHPLAGQGVNLGFLDAAVLAEELLHAYERGERLADIRVLSRFERRRMPHNLALMAAMEGFERLFQADPLPLRWLRNSGLKWIEQLPEAKALFVRQALGLSGDLPELARA, from the coding sequence ATGCGCGCAGATCTGTTGATTGTCGGTGCCGGTATGGTCGGCAGCGCCCTGGCCCTGGCGTTGCAGCACAGCGGCCTGGAAATTCTCTTGCTCGACGGCAGCCCCTTGTCGATCAAACCCTTCGACCAGCAGTCGGCGTTCGAGCCGCGGGTCAGCGCCTTGTCGGCGGCCAGCCAGCGCATTCTCGAACGCCTGGGCGCCTGGCAGGGAGTCAGCGAGCGACGCCTGAGCCCCTACTCGGACATGCACGTGTGGGATGGCAGCGGCACCGGCCAGATCCACTTCTCGGCGGCCAGCGTGCACGCCGAAGTGCTTGGCCATATCGTCGAGAACCGGGTAGTGCAGGATGGCCTGCTGGAGCGTCTGCACGACAGCGAAATCGGCCTGCTGGCCAATGCCCGCCTGGAGCAGATGCGCCGCTCCGGCGACGACTGGCTGCTGACCCTGGCCGACGGCCGTACCCTGCGTGCGCCGCTGGTGATTGCTGCCGACGGCGCCAACTCGGCGGTACGCCGCCTGACTGGCTGCGAGACCCGCGAGTGGGATTATCTGCACCACGCCATCGTCACCAGCGTGCGTTGTGCCCGGCCACATCAGGCGACCGCCTGGCAGCGCTTTACCGACGAGGGGCCGCTGGCGTTCCTGCCGTTGTTGCGCGATGGCCAGCAGGACTGGTGCTCGATCGTCTGGTCGACCACGCCCGAGCAGGCTGAACACTTGATGGCCTTGAGCGACGAGGCGTTCTGCGCCGAGCTTGAGCGCGCCTTCGAAGGGCGCCTGGGCGGCGTCCTGCAGGCCGACCCACGGGTTTGCGTGCCGCTGCGCCAGCGTCACGCCAAGCGTTACGTGGCCGAAGGCCTGGCGCTGATCGGCGATGCCGCGCACACCATCCACCCGCTGGCCGGGCAGGGCGTCAACCTCGGTTTCCTCGATGCCGCGGTACTGGCCGAAGAGTTGCTGCATGCCTACGAGCGTGGCGAGCGCCTGGCTGATATTCGCGTGCTGAGCCGTTTCGAGCGCCGACGCATGCCGCACAACCTGGCCTTGATGGCGGCGATGGAAGGCTTCGAGCGCTTGTTCCAGGCCGATCCACTGCCGTTGCGCTGGTTGCGCAACAGCGGCCTGAAATGGATCGAGCAATTGCCGGAAGCCAAGGCCCTGTTCGTGCGCCAGGCCTTGGGCTTGAGCGGTGACCTGCCGGAACTGGCGCGGGCCTGA
- a CDS encoding extracellular solute-binding protein, which yields MLPRKHVMAALALTLFGTAAQAADEVVVYSSRIDELIKPVFDAYTKETGVKIKFITDKEAPLMQRIKAEGENATADLLLTVDAGNLWQAEQMGILQPIKSDVIDKNIPAQYRASSHDWTGLSLRARTIAYSTERVKPEELSTYEALADKNWEGRLCLRTAKKVYNQSLTATLIETHGEQKTEEIIKGWVNNLSTDVFSDDTALLQAINAGQCDVGIVNTYYYGRLHKENPKLAVKLFWPNQADRGVHVNLSGIGLTKYAPHPEAAKKLVEWMTGAEAQKIFAGVNQEFPANPAVAPSEEVAAWGTFKADSIAVEVAGKRQAEAIRLMDRAGWN from the coding sequence ATGTTGCCACGCAAGCACGTAATGGCCGCCCTGGCTCTGACCCTGTTCGGCACGGCCGCCCAGGCGGCGGACGAGGTGGTGGTGTATTCCTCGCGCATCGACGAGCTGATCAAACCGGTATTCGATGCCTACACCAAAGAAACCGGGGTGAAGATCAAGTTCATCACCGACAAGGAAGCGCCGCTGATGCAGCGGATCAAGGCCGAGGGCGAGAACGCCACCGCCGACCTGCTGCTCACCGTCGACGCCGGCAACCTCTGGCAGGCCGAGCAGATGGGCATCCTGCAGCCGATCAAGTCGGACGTCATCGACAAGAACATCCCCGCCCAGTACCGCGCCTCGTCCCACGACTGGACCGGCCTGAGCCTGCGCGCACGGACCATCGCCTACTCCACCGAGCGGGTCAAACCCGAAGAGCTGAGCACCTACGAGGCCCTGGCCGACAAAAACTGGGAAGGTCGCCTGTGCCTGCGTACGGCGAAGAAGGTCTACAACCAGTCGCTGACCGCTACCCTGATCGAAACCCATGGCGAGCAAAAAACCGAAGAGATCATCAAGGGCTGGGTCAACAACCTGTCCACCGATGTGTTCTCCGACGACACCGCCTTGCTCCAGGCGATCAACGCCGGCCAGTGCGACGTCGGCATCGTCAACACCTACTACTACGGCCGCCTGCACAAGGAAAACCCCAAGCTGGCAGTCAAGCTGTTCTGGCCCAACCAGGCTGACCGTGGCGTGCACGTCAACCTCTCGGGTATCGGCCTGACCAAATATGCGCCGCACCCTGAGGCGGCGAAGAAGCTGGTCGAATGGATGACCGGTGCCGAGGCGCAGAAAATCTTCGCCGGCGTGAACCAGGAGTTCCCGGCCAACCCGGCCGTGGCGCCATCTGAAGAAGTGGCTGCCTGGGGCACCTTCAAGGCCGACAGCATTGCTGTGGAAGTGGCCGGCAAACGCCAGGCCGAAGCCATCCGCCTGATGGATCGGGCTGGCTGGAACTAA
- a CDS encoding iron ABC transporter permease, translating into MAHPAQRRWYPLVFIIAALVLLPLSVLLLSWQSVDLQIWSHLLDTQMSRLLGNTLTLILGVGIGVTVLGVSLAWLTSLCEFPGRRWLDWALMLPFAIPAYVLAFVFVGLLDFAGPVQSLLREWFGPLRLPRVRSTGGVITVLVLVFYPYVYLLARNAFLAQGKGLMEAARVLGLSPLQAFWRVAMPMARPAIGAGVALALMETLADFGAVSVFNFDTFTTAIYKTWYGFFSLSSAAQLASLLLLAVMLVLYGERRARGAVRSSNERPRGKALYHLRGIKALAASSWCLLVFACAFVVPMLQLLVWFWQRGRFDLDERYAGLILHTLYLGAMAALITVCVALMLAFARRQAPTSTIRAGVGLANLGYALPGSVLAVSIMLAFSYLDNHLVVPLSGWLGGAGKPLLLGSLSALLLAYLVRFIAVAYGPLENSLGRIRPSLPEASRSLGVSGPRLFFKVYLPLLVPGAMSAALLVFVDVLKEMPATLLMRPFGWDTLAVRVFEMTSEGEWSRASLPALTLVLVGLLPVIGLIRRSARHPGQTR; encoded by the coding sequence TTGGCCCACCCCGCCCAACGCCGCTGGTACCCCCTGGTCTTCATCATCGCCGCCCTGGTGCTGCTGCCGCTGAGCGTGCTGTTGTTGTCCTGGCAGTCGGTCGACCTGCAGATCTGGTCGCACCTGCTCGATACCCAGATGAGCCGCCTGCTGGGCAACACCCTGACGCTGATCCTCGGTGTCGGCATTGGTGTGACGGTGCTGGGCGTGAGCCTGGCCTGGCTCACCAGCCTGTGCGAGTTCCCCGGGCGGCGCTGGCTCGACTGGGCCTTGATGCTACCGTTCGCGATTCCGGCCTATGTGCTGGCGTTCGTGTTTGTCGGCCTGCTGGATTTCGCCGGGCCGGTGCAAAGCTTGTTGCGCGAATGGTTCGGGCCCTTGCGCCTGCCGCGGGTGCGTTCTACCGGCGGGGTCATCACCGTGCTGGTGTTGGTGTTCTACCCCTACGTCTACCTGCTGGCCCGTAACGCCTTCCTGGCCCAGGGCAAGGGCCTGATGGAAGCGGCGCGGGTTCTGGGGCTGTCTCCGCTGCAGGCATTCTGGCGGGTTGCCATGCCCATGGCGCGGCCGGCCATCGGTGCCGGGGTGGCCCTGGCATTGATGGAAACCCTGGCGGATTTTGGCGCGGTGTCAGTGTTCAACTTCGACACCTTCACTACCGCCATCTACAAGACCTGGTATGGTTTCTTCAGCCTCTCAAGCGCCGCGCAACTGGCCAGCCTGCTGTTGCTGGCGGTGATGCTGGTGCTTTACGGCGAGCGCCGGGCCCGTGGCGCCGTGCGCAGCAGCAACGAACGCCCGCGCGGCAAGGCCTTGTATCACTTGCGGGGCATCAAGGCCCTGGCCGCCAGCAGCTGGTGCCTGCTGGTCTTCGCCTGTGCCTTCGTGGTGCCGATGCTGCAGTTGCTGGTGTGGTTCTGGCAGCGGGGGCGTTTCGACCTTGACGAGCGCTATGCCGGGCTGATCCTGCATACCCTGTACCTGGGCGCCATGGCGGCACTGATTACTGTGTGTGTTGCCCTGATGCTGGCGTTTGCCCGGCGCCAGGCGCCGACCTCGACCATCCGCGCCGGCGTCGGCCTGGCCAACCTGGGCTATGCCTTGCCCGGCTCGGTGCTGGCAGTGTCGATCATGCTGGCCTTCAGTTACCTCGATAACCACTTGGTGGTGCCGCTGTCCGGCTGGCTCGGTGGTGCCGGCAAGCCGTTGCTGCTCGGCAGCCTGTCGGCCTTGTTGCTGGCGTATCTGGTGCGCTTTATCGCCGTGGCCTACGGCCCGCTGGAAAACAGCCTGGGACGGATTCGCCCGTCCTTGCCGGAAGCTTCGCGCAGCCTGGGGGTCAGTGGCCCGAGATTGTTTTTCAAGGTGTATCTACCCTTGCTGGTGCCCGGTGCCATGAGCGCGGCGCTGCTGGTATTCGTCGACGTGCTCAAGGAAATGCCGGCGACCTTGCTGATGCGCCCCTTTGGCTGGGATACCCTGGCGGTTCGGGTATTCGAAATGACCAGCGAAGGCGAATGGTCGCGGGCTTCGCTACCGGCGCTGACCCTGGTGCTGGTCGGCTTGCTGCCGGTCATCGGCCTGATTCGACGTTCGGCCCGCCACCCCGGTCAAACGCGCTGA
- the gcvT gene encoding glycine cleavage system aminomethyltransferase GcvT → MGQRTPLYDLHLALGAKMVDFGGWDMPLHYGSQVEEHHQVRQACGVFDVSHMTVIDIRGAQAGAWLQQVLANDVARLNATGKALYSTMLNEQGGVIDDMIVYRCEDGYRLVVNASTRDKDLAWLQARMIGFEVELSERPELAILAIQGPQAREKVAELVTAARAALIRELKPFEGLADGDWFIARTGYTGEDGLEIIFPAVQAPAFFNDLVGAGIAPSGLGARDTLRLEAGMNLYGQDIDEAHTPLTSNLGWSIAWEPAARDFIGRKGLLEEIEHGVEQKLVGLVLEERGVLRAHQVVRVAGIGEGEITSGSFSPTLSKSIALARVPMATADRAEVEIRGKWYPVRVVKPTFVRHGKILI, encoded by the coding sequence ATGGGACAGCGTACGCCTCTTTATGACCTGCACTTGGCCCTCGGCGCCAAGATGGTCGATTTTGGCGGTTGGGATATGCCCCTGCATTACGGCTCGCAAGTCGAGGAACACCATCAGGTGCGCCAGGCCTGCGGGGTCTTCGATGTATCCCACATGACCGTGATCGATATCCGTGGCGCCCAGGCCGGTGCCTGGCTGCAACAGGTGCTGGCCAATGATGTCGCGCGCCTGAACGCCACCGGCAAGGCCCTGTACAGCACCATGCTCAACGAGCAGGGCGGGGTGATCGACGACATGATCGTCTACCGCTGTGAGGACGGTTACCGCCTGGTGGTCAACGCCTCGACCCGCGACAAGGACCTGGCCTGGCTGCAGGCGCGGATGATCGGCTTCGAGGTCGAGCTGAGCGAGCGCCCGGAACTGGCCATCCTTGCCATCCAGGGCCCGCAGGCGCGAGAAAAGGTCGCGGAGCTGGTAACCGCTGCCCGCGCCGCTTTGATCCGTGAACTCAAGCCCTTCGAAGGCCTGGCCGATGGTGACTGGTTCATCGCCCGCACCGGTTATACCGGTGAGGATGGCCTGGAAATCATTTTCCCGGCGGTACAGGCCCCGGCGTTTTTCAACGACCTGGTCGGCGCCGGCATCGCCCCCAGCGGCCTTGGCGCCCGCGATACCCTGCGCCTGGAAGCGGGCATGAACCTGTATGGCCAGGACATCGACGAAGCCCACACGCCGCTGACCTCGAACCTGGGCTGGAGCATCGCCTGGGAGCCGGCAGCGCGTGACTTCATCGGTCGCAAGGGCCTGCTGGAAGAAATCGAGCATGGCGTCGAGCAGAAACTGGTCGGCCTGGTGCTCGAAGAGCGCGGGGTTTTACGCGCCCATCAGGTGGTGCGTGTCGCCGGGATTGGCGAAGGGGAGATCACCAGTGGTAGTTTCTCTCCTACGCTGAGCAAATCCATTGCCCTGGCGCGGGTGCCGATGGCCACCGCCGATCGTGCCGAGGTGGAGATTCGCGGCAAGTGGTACCCGGTGCGGGTGGTCAAGCCGACCTTCGTGCGCCATGGCAAGATCCTGATCTGA
- the gcvH gene encoding glycine cleavage system protein GcvH, whose amino-acid sequence MSNIPADLRFAESHEWARLEADGSVTVGISDHAQEALGDVVFVELAEVGKVFAAGDAAGVVESVKAASDIYAPVSGEVIEVNEALADSPEELNNDPYASWIFKLKPSDKAELDKLLDAAGYKAAIGE is encoded by the coding sequence ATGAGCAATATCCCCGCCGACCTGCGTTTTGCCGAAAGCCACGAATGGGCCCGGCTGGAAGCCGATGGCTCTGTGACTGTCGGGATCAGCGACCATGCCCAGGAAGCCCTGGGTGACGTGGTGTTCGTCGAGCTGGCGGAAGTGGGCAAGGTCTTTGCCGCCGGCGATGCGGCGGGCGTGGTCGAGTCGGTCAAGGCCGCTTCCGATATCTACGCACCGGTCAGCGGTGAAGTGATCGAAGTCAACGAGGCGCTGGCCGACAGCCCTGAGGAACTGAACAACGATCCGTACGCCAGCTGGATCTTCAAGCTTAAGCCAAGCGACAAGGCCGAGCTGGACAAACTGCTCGACGCCGCCGGTTACAAAGCCGCCATCGGCGAATAG